A window of the Deltaproteobacteria bacterium genome harbors these coding sequences:
- a CDS encoding glycogen/starch/alpha-glucan phosphorylase: MMNTTDTSATVDALKNDIQRHVALTLGSDPFPPRQERYYLGLCYSVRDRLLGKWLETQRSYYDSISKRVYYMSLEFLPGQFLMNYIQALGIEEECRAAVRDFGMDLDDLVEEEWNPGLGNGGLGRLASCYMDSLATCKIPGYGYGILYDYGIFYQTIVDGHQQEGADNWLRQDSPWVLKRGNFMCKIHFYGRVEDYADSAGHQRFRWVDTETVMAMACDILVPGFQNGNVTNMRLWKAISSRDFELEHFNQGDYIGAVQAKVESENISKVLYPNDTSPRGKELRLRQQYFFVAATFQDIMRRFRKNNYSSFDCFPDQITVQLNDTHPAIAIAELMRILLDEEAMGWERAWAICQKTFAYTNHTVLPEALELWSVDLIGRMLPRHLRIIFEINRRFLEEVQSRYPGRDNLARDLSIIAEGETKQVRMAHLAIIGSHTVNGVAELHSQILRERLFRDFHELYPGKFINVTNGITPRRWLLQANPDLSELITSVIGPDWITDLDRLSGLAAYADDPKFQQRWQEVKRRNKKLLARYVLRKLGMGINPSTLFDVHVKRIHEYKRQLLNVLHVITLYNRIRRQNGDIHSPRTVFFAGKAAPGYVQAKLIIKLINSVAWVVNADPAVSNQLKVVFLPNYCVSQAERIIPATDLSEQISTAGMEASGTGNMKFALNGALTIGTLDGANIEIREEVGVENFFLFGLTENEVQAKRASGHDPLAVYESSRELKQALDMISSGHFSPEQPDLFRPIVDSLLVRGDYYLVLADYADYVATQTRVGQIYLDQTAWTRMSILNTANMGKFSSDRAVMEYARDIWKIPPLD; encoded by the coding sequence ATGATGAACACCACCGATACGTCCGCGACCGTCGATGCCCTGAAAAACGACATCCAGCGTCACGTTGCCCTGACCCTGGGCAGCGATCCCTTTCCACCGCGCCAGGAACGCTATTATCTCGGCCTGTGCTACAGCGTGCGCGACCGTCTGCTGGGAAAATGGCTGGAAACGCAGCGTTCGTACTACGATTCCATTTCCAAGCGCGTTTATTATATGTCCTTGGAATTTTTGCCTGGTCAATTTTTAATGAATTATATCCAGGCTCTGGGGATCGAGGAGGAATGCCGCGCGGCGGTCCGCGATTTTGGCATGGATCTGGACGATCTCGTCGAGGAGGAATGGAATCCAGGCCTGGGCAACGGCGGCCTGGGGCGATTGGCCTCCTGCTACATGGACTCCCTGGCGACCTGTAAGATTCCGGGCTATGGATATGGAATTCTTTATGATTACGGGATATTTTATCAGACCATCGTGGATGGCCACCAACAGGAAGGGGCCGACAACTGGTTGCGTCAGGACTCGCCCTGGGTGCTCAAGCGCGGCAATTTCATGTGCAAGATCCATTTTTACGGGCGGGTCGAGGACTATGCGGACAGCGCCGGGCATCAGCGTTTTCGCTGGGTTGACACCGAGACGGTCATGGCCATGGCCTGCGACATCCTCGTGCCCGGATTCCAAAACGGCAACGTGACCAACATGCGCCTGTGGAAAGCGATATCCAGCCGGGATTTCGAATTGGAGCATTTCAACCAGGGCGATTATATCGGCGCGGTCCAGGCCAAGGTCGAGAGCGAGAACATTTCCAAGGTGCTCTATCCCAACGACACCAGCCCGCGTGGCAAGGAGTTGCGCCTCCGGCAACAGTATTTTTTCGTGGCGGCCACCTTTCAGGACATCATGCGCCGCTTTCGCAAGAACAATTATTCCTCGTTCGATTGCTTCCCGGACCAGATCACGGTCCAGTTGAACGACACCCATCCGGCCATCGCCATCGCCGAATTGATGCGTATCCTTCTCGACGAGGAGGCCATGGGCTGGGAGCGGGCCTGGGCCATTTGCCAGAAGACCTTTGCCTACACCAACCACACGGTTTTGCCCGAAGCCCTGGAACTCTGGTCCGTGGATTTGATCGGGCGCATGCTGCCCCGACACCTGCGGATTATTTTCGAGATCAACCGGCGGTTTCTCGAGGAGGTTCAGTCCAGATATCCAGGCCGGGACAACCTGGCGCGGGACTTGTCGATCATTGCCGAGGGCGAGACCAAGCAGGTCCGCATGGCCCATCTGGCGATCATTGGCAGCCATACCGTCAATGGCGTGGCCGAACTGCATTCACAAATTTTGCGCGAGCGCCTGTTTCGGGATTTTCATGAACTCTATCCGGGGAAATTCATCAACGTCACCAACGGGATCACGCCCCGGCGGTGGCTGCTGCAAGCCAATCCGGACCTGTCCGAGCTGATCACCTCGGTCATCGGTCCGGACTGGATCACGGACTTGGACCGATTGTCCGGTCTGGCCGCTTACGCCGACGATCCGAAGTTTCAGCAGCGCTGGCAGGAGGTCAAGCGCCGCAACAAAAAGCTCTTGGCCCGCTACGTGCTGCGCAAGCTGGGCATGGGCATCAACCCGTCCACGCTGTTCGACGTGCACGTCAAGCGCATTCACGAATACAAGCGCCAGTTGCTCAATGTTCTGCACGTTATCACCCTCTATAATCGCATCCGGCGTCAGAACGGGGACATCCACAGTCCACGCACGGTTTTTTTCGCCGGCAAGGCCGCGCCGGGCTATGTCCAGGCCAAGCTGATCATTAAATTGATCAATTCCGTGGCCTGGGTCGTCAACGCCGATCCGGCCGTGAGCAATCAGCTCAAGGTGGTTTTCTTGCCCAACTATTGCGTGTCCCAGGCCGAGCGCATCATTCCGGCCACGGACTTGTCCGAGCAGATATCCACGGCGGGCATGGAAGCCTCGGGCACGGGCAACATGAAATTCGCCCTGAACGGGGCCTTGACCATTGGCACCCTGGACGGGGCCAATATCGAAATCCGGGAAGAGGTCGGGGTCGAGAATTTTTTTCTCTTTGGCTTGACCGAGAACGAGGTCCAGGCCAAGCGCGCCTCCGGGCATGATCCGCTGGCCGTGTACGAATCCTCGCGCGAGTTGAAACAGGCCCTGGACATGATTTCCTCGGGCCATTTCAGTCCGGAACAGCCCGACCTGTTCCGGCCCATTGTCGATTCCCTGCTGGTTCGGGGGGATTATTATCTGGTTCTGGCGGATTACGCGGATTATGTCGCCACCCAGACCCGGGTGGGGCAGATCTATCTGGACCAGACCGCCTGGACGCGCATGTCCATCCTGAACACCGCCAACATGGGCAAGTTTTCCAGCGACCGGGCCGTGATGGAATACGCCCGCGACATCTGGAAGATTCCGCCCCTGGACTAG